A genomic window from Haladaptatus caseinilyticus includes:
- the dacB gene encoding D-alanyl-D-alanine carboxypeptidase/D-alanyl-D-alanine endopeptidase: MVTGASFASSVVAKELGGDELIAHDPDVPLPPASNTKLLTAALAYHHLGPDYRFETNVSRSGDSLVLAGRGNPSLSLDRLSVLAERVGNNGIGTVTNVIADVGWFSEASRGPGWMWEDGRHEYGAKSTALALDGNTVSVTVTGTEVEITPRTSAIELDTNIDPSADELRMFRDDDTIRIEGRSPDESNTERVPVGDPVCHCLLAFRDALEAVGVAHIGGLHVTEKPKSGEPIATVKSPPVSELVREMNVPSDNFLAEQLARNIAKEVRGKGSWSEWETVIEEFLDSRTVGAFRIRDGSGLSRYNLISARGIVRVLEWVTEQPWSETFFNSLPKPGEGTLEDRLSDVGCDVRAKTGTLTGSRTLSGIVRRDNGRSDVIFSVLLGGLTAEDEENARETIDDFVRELAE; encoded by the coding sequence GTGGTAACCGGAGCGTCCTTTGCGTCGAGCGTGGTGGCCAAAGAACTCGGCGGCGACGAACTGATAGCACACGACCCGGACGTTCCGCTTCCGCCAGCATCGAACACGAAACTACTCACCGCCGCACTGGCCTACCACCATCTCGGCCCGGACTATCGGTTCGAGACGAACGTTTCTCGATCCGGCGATTCCCTTGTGCTCGCAGGGCGGGGAAATCCATCGCTTTCGCTCGACCGATTGTCGGTCCTTGCCGAACGCGTCGGAAACAACGGCATCGGCACAGTGACGAACGTCATCGCCGACGTGGGATGGTTCTCCGAAGCATCCCGTGGGCCGGGATGGATGTGGGAAGACGGACGGCACGAGTACGGTGCGAAGAGCACGGCACTCGCGCTCGACGGAAATACAGTCTCGGTAACGGTGACGGGCACGGAGGTCGAGATAACCCCACGAACGAGTGCTATCGAACTCGACACGAACATCGACCCGTCCGCGGACGAGTTACGAATGTTTCGTGACGACGATACGATTCGTATCGAAGGACGATCACCTGACGAATCGAACACCGAGCGCGTCCCGGTCGGTGACCCGGTTTGTCACTGCCTGCTCGCGTTCCGGGACGCGCTGGAAGCGGTCGGGGTGGCTCACATCGGCGGTCTGCACGTCACGGAAAAACCGAAGTCGGGCGAACCGATAGCGACGGTGAAATCGCCGCCGGTCTCCGAACTCGTTCGGGAGATGAACGTGCCATCCGACAACTTCCTCGCGGAACAACTCGCTCGAAACATCGCCAAAGAGGTTCGTGGAAAGGGGTCGTGGAGCGAATGGGAAACAGTCATCGAGGAGTTCCTCGATTCCCGCACCGTCGGCGCGTTCAGAATTCGAGACGGGTCCGGGCTATCGCGGTACAATCTGATTTCCGCCCGTGGCATCGTTCGCGTCCTCGAATGGGTCACGGAGCAACCGTGGTCGGAGACGTTTTTCAACTCGCTCCCGAAACCCGGCGAGGGAACCCTCGAAGATCGACTGTCGGATGTTGGCTGCGACGTTCGAGCGAAAACGGGAACCCTCACCGGAAGCAGAACGCTCTCCGGAATCGTTCGTCGGGATAACGGACGGAGCGACGTGATTTTTTCCGTGCTTCTCGGGGGGTTGACCGCCGAGGACGAAGAGAACGCACGGGAGACCATCGACGATTTCGTTCGGGAACTGGCGGAGTGA